In one Mucilaginibacter sp. PAMB04168 genomic region, the following are encoded:
- a CDS encoding zinc-dependent metalloprotease — protein sequence MKKAYLLYLLFFMSLLPAFAQKADGIDAKTQGFTKQAGYFNTYWDDKTGRLLLEIDKLGQEFLYVESMPAGVGSNDLGLDRGQLGDTKIVKFIRSGPKVLLIQPNYDYRAVSNNADERRSVEEAFAQSVIWGFKVEAAEGDKILIDMTPFLLRDSHQLSLSLARANQGTYRADDTRSAIYMANTKSFPYNTEMEATVTLAGNGSGGEIRSVTPDANFVTVRMHHSFIRLPDNEYKPRAFDPRSGFFSTDYMDFATPIEQPIVKRLINRHRLEKKNPGSAISEAVKPIIYYVDRGAPEIVRNALIEGARWWNQAFEAAGYKNAFQVKLLPEDVDPMDIRYNIIQWVHRSTRGWSYGSSVTDPRTGEIIKGQVSLGSLRDRQDFLIAEGLVQPYEDGKPVSDKMIKLAVARLKQLAAHEVGHTLGLYHNYVASTNKRASVMDYPPPTVTLKADGTIDLSDAYTAEIGSWDKRAIIYGYSDVSQNGDEGKALKNIITETLKQGEVFIADADSRPTGSAHPKAHLWDSGTNAADELNRLMALRKQVINTFSEKSIRQDAPMATIEEVLVPMYLIHRYQIEAASKVVGGLYYTYAIKGDGQTVTRMVPAAEQWKAFDALMSTITPDALALPEALIAKIPPRPVGYLRTRELFKSRTGLTFDPIGAAESAAGTTLSFILQPQRAARLVEYQSRDNTQPGLVAVLDKLIAQTWKAPQMAGYKGELQRMVNNQALKQLLTLAATTQAPENVRSITMLKIDELKKWMQTAQSAAGTMQKANLLYGLSQIKQFEDTPDKFQPAPGLMMPDGSPIGMGDEMECPVK from the coding sequence AGGCTTCACTAAACAAGCCGGTTATTTTAATACTTATTGGGATGATAAAACTGGCCGCCTGCTTTTAGAAATCGACAAACTGGGTCAGGAGTTTTTATATGTAGAATCCATGCCAGCTGGCGTTGGCTCCAATGACTTAGGGCTGGATCGCGGTCAGTTAGGCGATACTAAGATTGTGAAATTTATAAGGAGCGGCCCCAAGGTGCTGCTCATACAGCCTAATTATGATTACCGTGCGGTGAGCAATAATGCTGATGAGCGCCGATCGGTTGAGGAGGCTTTTGCACAATCGGTAATATGGGGATTTAAAGTTGAGGCGGCAGAGGGCGATAAAATCCTCATTGATATGACGCCGTTTTTGTTGAGGGACAGCCACCAGTTATCCTTGAGCCTGGCACGCGCTAACCAGGGCACTTACCGTGCCGACGACACCCGTTCGGCCATATACATGGCCAATACTAAAAGCTTTCCGTACAATACCGAAATGGAGGCTACCGTTACGCTGGCCGGCAATGGCAGCGGCGGCGAAATTCGTTCAGTTACGCCCGATGCCAATTTTGTGACCGTGCGCATGCATCACTCATTTATCCGGTTACCCGATAATGAGTACAAACCACGGGCTTTCGATCCGCGGTCGGGCTTTTTTAGTACCGATTATATGGACTTTGCCACGCCGATAGAACAGCCTATTGTTAAACGGCTAATTAACCGGCACCGTTTAGAAAAGAAAAACCCGGGTTCGGCCATTAGCGAAGCCGTGAAGCCTATTATATATTACGTTGACCGCGGCGCACCCGAAATTGTACGCAATGCACTCATTGAAGGAGCCAGATGGTGGAACCAAGCTTTCGAAGCAGCAGGCTACAAAAATGCGTTCCAGGTAAAACTGCTGCCTGAAGATGTTGACCCAATGGATATTCGATATAATATTATCCAATGGGTACACCGTTCTACCAGGGGATGGTCATACGGCTCCTCTGTAACCGACCCGCGTACCGGTGAGATCATCAAAGGTCAGGTATCGCTTGGCTCACTGCGCGACCGGCAAGATTTTTTGATTGCCGAAGGTTTGGTTCAGCCTTATGAAGATGGCAAGCCGGTGAGCGACAAAATGATAAAACTGGCCGTTGCCCGTTTAAAACAACTGGCAGCGCATGAGGTGGGGCACACGCTGGGTTTATACCACAACTATGTAGCCAGTACTAACAAGCGGGCTTCGGTAATGGATTACCCGCCGCCAACTGTTACGTTAAAGGCTGATGGTACCATTGACCTGAGCGATGCTTACACCGCCGAAATTGGTAGCTGGGACAAGCGTGCTATTATTTATGGCTATTCAGACGTTTCACAAAACGGCGATGAAGGTAAGGCACTCAAAAACATCATTACCGAAACCCTAAAGCAAGGCGAGGTGTTTATTGCCGATGCCGATTCGCGCCCAACGGGTAGTGCACACCCCAAGGCTCACCTGTGGGACAGCGGCACAAATGCGGCCGATGAGCTAAACCGCCTGATGGCTTTGCGTAAGCAGGTGATCAATACCTTTTCCGAGAAGTCCATTCGGCAGGATGCACCTATGGCTACCATTGAGGAAGTACTGGTGCCTATGTACCTCATTCATCGTTACCAAATTGAGGCGGCCTCCAAAGTTGTGGGTGGTTTATATTACACCTACGCTATAAAAGGGGATGGCCAAACTGTAACCCGCATGGTGCCTGCTGCTGAGCAATGGAAAGCGTTTGATGCCTTAATGAGCACCATTACGCCTGATGCGCTGGCTCTGCCCGAAGCCCTGATTGCTAAGATACCGCCCCGCCCGGTAGGCTACCTACGCACCCGCGAGTTGTTTAAATCGCGCACCGGCTTAACATTTGATCCCATAGGCGCTGCCGAATCTGCCGCCGGAACCACACTGTCGTTCATATTACAGCCGCAGCGTGCCGCACGTTTGGTAGAATACCAATCGCGCGATAATACACAGCCGGGACTAGTCGCCGTACTGGACAAGCTGATAGCACAAACCTGGAAAGCGCCGCAAATGGCAGGTTACAAAGGGGAACTACAGCGCATGGTGAATAACCAAGCGCTCAAACAATTGCTAACGCTGGCAGCCACCACACAAGCGCCAGAAAACGTGCGTAGCATTACTATGCTCAAAATTGATGAGCTTAAGAAATGGATGCAAACCGCGCAAAGCGCCGCTGGTACCATGCAAAAAGCTAACTTGCTTTATGGCTTATCGCAAATTAAGCAGTTTGAGGACACACCAGACAAGTTTCAGCCTGCTCCGGGTTTAATGATGCCTGACGGCTCACCAATTGGTATGGGCGATGAGATGGAATGCCCGGTTAAGTAA